In the genome of Gemmatimonadota bacterium, the window TCATTCCCACGATGCAGCGAAGATCGCGAATCTTGCCGTCACGGTCTTGGTTCAGCCGGGCCAGGATCCGCGGGGCCATCAAACTCAGTTCGGCGGCCCAGGGCGACGAGCGGACCCGAACCCACAGCAGGCCGTCGGCGGTGACGGCCTCGGCGCGGGCATTGGCCGCGACCCGCTCGCCGACCACTTCCGCCCACCGTTCGACCGCCCCGGCCAAGTCCAGCCGTTTGGTCAGGCCCTTTTTCCCGAGATACGCATCGAGGGCGCTGCTCAACGGTTCGGGGCGTTTCTTGTTCGTCATGCCGGTTGCCACTCCATCCGGGTACCGATCATGCCCCGCTCGACTCGGTAGATCGGGAGATCCAGGCCGTCGGGCAACTCGTCCTGCCGGGGGGCGGTCACGAAAACCTGAACCACCGATCCCAGCCGAAGCCGGCCGGCCAATCGCTCCTGCCGGTCCCGGTCGAGCTCCGCGAACACATCGTCGAGGAGCAAGGCCGGCGGATCGCCGTGCGCTGCCTCGAACGTGTCGCGCTCGCAGAGCTTGAGCGCAATCGCCGCCGTTCGCTGCTGCCCCGTCGATCCCGCGACCCGGAGTGGCGTCCCGCCGAGATCGAGCGTCAAATCGTCGCGGTGCGGCCCGGCGTGCGTGGCCCCGAGGGCCAAGTCCCGTTTCCGGTTGGCCGCGAAGGCCGCGGGCCAAGCATCCGGCGAGGCCAACTCGGCCTTCCCGCGGTATCGAAGCGTGACCGGCATGTCCTCGCCGAGCGCGGCACAGGCGGCGCTCCACGCCGGGCCGAACCGCTCGCACCACGCCAACCGGGCCGTCACCACGCCGGCCCCGAATCGAGCCACCGCGGGATCAAATGCCGCGGCAATCTCGGGTTCGGCCCGGCGAAGGGCCGCATTTCGCTGCTCCAGCGCCGCTCGATACTGGCGGAGGGCCCGGAGGTACCCGGGGTCCGCCAGGGCCAGGGTTCGGTCGAGGAACTGCCGCCGCTCGGAGGCCCCGCCCGAAACCAAGCTCACGTCTGTCGGCAGAAACGCGACCGCCAACCAATCGCCCAGGGATTGGCCGACCCGCTCGGCCTCGACCCCGTCGGTCACCACCCGTTTCCGCCGGCCCACCACCTCGAAGCCCGCCTCGGCCCGGGTGGTTCGGTCGCCGCGTTCAAAATCCAGGGCTAGGTGGAACCCCGGTTCCCCGAATTGAACCAGCGCGGCGTCGCGCGCACCCCGAACGCTGCGGTAGAGAACCGGATAGTAGATCAGTTCCAGTAGATTGGTCTTGCCGTGGCCGTTGTCGCCCAGGAAGACCGCTCCCCCCGGGGGCAGCGCGAGATCGAGGCGCGCCAAGTTCCTGAAGCCGCTGGCCTCGATTCGGACCGCCCGCATAAGGGGAGAAATTTAGGCGGGTGGGGGCTTGGATTCCACCCTATTTCCCCTCGAACTTGGGGCTCCGTTTTTCGAGGAAAGCCCGGGTTCCTTCCGCTGCATCGGCGGAGTCGAACAAGACCCCGAACATCGTCGTCTCGAAGGCCAACGCCTCGTCCATCGGCATCGTCTCCGACAGATTGACCAACTCAATACAGGCCGTCACCGCGAGCGGGGCATTGGCCAGGATGGCCCGAGCCAGCTTTTCGGCCTCCGCCATGAGTTGGTCCGCGGGGTAGACATGGTTGACGAGCCCGATTCGGTGGGCCTCTTTGGCGTCGATCATCCCGCCGGTTGTCAGCAATTCGAGGCCCCGACCCTTCCCGATCAGACGGGCCAGCCGGATGGTGCCGCCGTACCCCGGCGGAATCCCGAGCTTCACCTCGGGTTGGCCGAAGCGGGCGGATTCCGAGGCGAGTCGGATGTGACAGGCCATGGCCAACTCGCAGCCCCCGCCGAGGGCAAAGCCATTGACGGCCGCGATGTAGGGCTTGGGACTTTTCTCGATACTCCGAAAAATACCCGACCCCTTGGCGGAGAGCCGGCGGGCCGAGAGGCCCCGGAGATTCTGGAACTCGGCGATGTCGGCCCCAGCCACGAACGCCTTCGGGCCGGCCCCCGTGATGATCGCGGCCCGGATCTCCGGCAGCTGCCGGACTTGATCGACGGCGTCCCCGAGGTCCGAGATGACCTGGGCATTCAGCGCGTTGAGCTTGTCAGGGCGGTTGACCGTGATCACCGCCAGGCCGTCGCGAATTTCGAACAGCAGGGTCGAGTATGTCATCCCGGAAAAGTAGTGGGATCACCAGGGTTCAGGCTATCATTTCGACTACTCGTTTCCTCGGGACACGCGCGATGGGGCCTTTGGACTGGATCGGGCTGGTAGTCGGATCGGTGACCGCCGTGGTGGTGCTGCAATTGATCTACCTCTCCATCGTACTCCGTTGGGAAGACGATCAGACCGTCGGGCTCGGCTACTATGGGCTCCATTCCACCGAACGGGATCGGTTCAAACGGACCCTTCGGACCCATGCCCGGCTCCTCGCCCCGATCCTCCGCCTCAGCATTCGCTTCATCCGGCTCGACTTTCGGAAATCCCGGCTCCAGTATCGCGGCGTCTCGGGCCCAATGGGCAGCTGCAGCGCCGAGACCTTCGCGGCGGCCGCGGCGTTCACGCCGCTGCCTGAAGACGTCTTCGTCGTTACCCAGATGAAGTGCGGCACGACCTGGATGCAGTACGTGGTCTACGAGGTGGTGAACCGGGGCCTTGGTGATCTGGTTGCCACC includes:
- a CDS encoding DUF721 domain-containing protein; translated protein: MTNKKRPEPLSSALDAYLGKKGLTKRLDLAGAVERWAEVVGERVAANARAEAVTADGLLWVRVRSSPWAAELSLMAPRILARLNQDRDGKIRDLRCIVGMNE
- the recF gene encoding DNA replication and repair protein RecF codes for the protein MRAVRIEASGFRNLARLDLALPPGGAVFLGDNGHGKTNLLELIYYPVLYRSVRGARDAALVQFGEPGFHLALDFERGDRTTRAEAGFEVVGRRKRVVTDGVEAERVGQSLGDWLAVAFLPTDVSLVSGGASERRQFLDRTLALADPGYLRALRQYRAALEQRNAALRRAEPEIAAAFDPAVARFGAGVVTARLAWCERFGPAWSAACAALGEDMPVTLRYRGKAELASPDAWPAAFAANRKRDLALGATHAGPHRDDLTLDLGGTPLRVAGSTGQQRTAAIALKLCERDTFEAAHGDPPALLLDDVFAELDRDRQERLAGRLRLGSVVQVFVTAPRQDELPDGLDLPIYRVERGMIGTRMEWQPA